Genomic DNA from Epinephelus moara isolate mb chromosome 24, YSFRI_EMoa_1.0, whole genome shotgun sequence:
ATGGTTCCTTAGCAGATTCCCACCAACCCACCAATAGCTCTTTCTGAGCTAATCAAAATAAAGCAGCCCATTCTCAGCAGGGCAGAATTGGCTCCATGTGTGACACAACCAGAAATAGTACATTAAGACCGTTAACATTGTGAAAGTTGTGATGAAAGCAAGACAATCAGCTTAAAGAACAAGAGTGAGATGCAAAGACCATTGTTCTGTTCCTGTATGTAAAGGATTATGACCAAAGTCCTTTACTGACATGGTAAGACTTAGTAAAGTTTAAATATTATGATGTGTTTTCAGCGTAAATGGACAAATTAATGGCTTGGACTTTGGACTATCAAATACAAATTCCCTCTTACATGCCATATTTGACATATTGCTCCATAATACTGTATTTTCATGTATCAGAGATACTGTAGCATTTCtcattgttgttttctgtttcacttTAGAGTTGCCCAGGCATATGTGAACCAACGTAAGCTCGATCACGAGGTGAAGACTCTCCAAGTGCAGGCGAGCCAGTTCTCCAAGCAGACTGCTCAGTGGATCAGTATGGTGGAGGGTTTCAATCAGGCCCTAAAGGTAAGACATACTGTATTGGCAAGACATTAATCCAAAAACAAGGcccttatcttttttttattgtaatacGCAAAGACAAGGTCTGTAACAGGATATGAGGTCCTGAATATCGTACCTAATGCAGTAGCAATCAGTACCACATTTAATTAAGCAGAATGTAATAAGAGTGGGTTCAGCACTACATTATACCGAGCACTATGACTCAGTAATATCACAAGTATTGTTTAATGCAGATTTAATATCTGCTGTTGTATCCCACTGTGCGCCttgttcaaataaaaataataccattaaaaacatttttgctgcAAATGGTGAGCGCAGTGACTGGTCAAAATATCTTCCAATTGCTTTATGGGTTTCACTAAAAGCAGATTAGGTTGACACAGGTCCTAGATCTGAGTGGATGTGACAGGTGGTGAAAACAATTCATGAATGGATTTCCACTCTAAGTGCAATTATCCAGCTTATATCATCCTCACAGCCTGTTGCTGGTGGTGACACTAATTCTGTCTCTATACTGTCTGTTGAACAGGAAATTGGGGATGTGGAAAACTGGGCCCGCAGTATTGAGATGGACATGAGGACCATAGCCACAGCTCTGGAGTACGTGCACAAGGGTCAACTTCAGTCTGCTTCCTCATAAACTTCATGGTGGGACATTCACAGCTGAAACTGAACACACTGGAATGAAACAGAATTCCAATTGACTCCAGTCAGCACGATGCAAACAGCAGTGACTTTGCTTGTCTGCATGCTCCTTTTAGTGGGCTAATGCAGATCGGTTACTCTGTTCAGAGAAATGTCAAAGTCTGAAATGGTTCTAACATCTGTTTAGCACTGAATTAAATGCAATCTGTAATTGGGGGGGAAAGAAAGCTATGTGAGTTTGGAATTTTGAAAGTGCCACATGTAAAAACTCAGTTCACCTGCTTGTTGTATGTTTAAGGGGTCACAGACAAATTTGCCACACATGTCCTTGTTTGTAGTTTCTCCTAAAATTATGATCCCTAAATTTTGTATGTCTTTGGTTGTGTATTTTATGTCGATGTAAAGTGAGAACTTCACTGCTTTTGTCGGACGACTTTTGTTACCATTTAGAGATGGAACGGTATTTTTAATAAACGTAACACACTATTGTTTTTTCTTATCAAACAAGGCTGAATAGATTTAATCTACCACTGAAGTGTATGTTTATGTAAGGCTTCATAACAGCTGTTATGCAAAGTGGAATTAATAAGTACAAGGAAAAATTTGCATGAAGGACCTCGAGCAGGCTACTTAGAAAAATCAGGATCAGGTTTATTGCCAGGTAGTTTTTCATATATGGTGCATAACAGTAAACATAGTGGGGAAAATTTAAGATATAAGACAGTACGGCAAACAGCCAAGAAgcataaataaaaattgaaaggaaaaacaagacaataaaaatgtgaaaacaaatactgtcaaaaaaatgttttaaaaaaaattgaaaagttTTCTGCAGGAATGTGAAAAAAGTTTACGGAAT
This window encodes:
- the bloc1s1 gene encoding biogenesis of lysosome-related organelles complex 1 subunit 1, whose protein sequence is MLSRLLKEHQAKQNERKEQQERRRREAIAAATCLTEALVDHLNVGVAQAYVNQRKLDHEVKTLQVQASQFSKQTAQWISMVEGFNQALKEIGDVENWARSIEMDMRTIATALEYVHKGQLQSASS